Proteins encoded together in one Onychomys torridus chromosome 1, mOncTor1.1, whole genome shotgun sequence window:
- the Pde2a gene encoding cGMP-dependent 3',5'-cyclic phosphodiesterase isoform X3, whose product MWRGQQVFLKPDEPPPPQPCADSLQDALLSLGAVIDIAGLRQAAKDAFSAVLPSVETVYTYLLEGESRLVCEDPPHELPQEGKVREAVISGKRLSCNGLGSSDLLGKPLTRLVAPLAPGTQVLIIPLVDKEAGTVAAVILVHCGQLSDSEEWSLQAVEKHTLVALRRLQALQQRRPEAVRNTSVDASEDQKDEKGYTDHDRKILQLCGELYDLDATSLQLKVLQYLQQETQASHCCLLLVSEDNLQFSCKVIGDKVLGEEISFPLTMGRLGQVVEDKKRIQLKDLTSDDVQQLQNMLGCELQAMLCVPVISRATDQVVALACAFNKLGGDLFTDQDEHVIQHCFHYTGTVLTSTLAFQKEQKLKCECQALLQVAKNLFTHLDDVSVLLQEIITEARNLSNAEICSVFLLDQNELVAKVFDGGVVDDESYEIRIPADQGIAGHVATTGQILNIPDAYAHPLFYRGVDDSTGFRTRNILCFPIKNENQEVIGVAELVNKINGPWFSKFDEDLATAFSIYCGISIAHSLLYKKVNEAQYRSHLANEMMMYHMKVSDDEYTKLLHDGIQPVAAIDSNFANFTYTPRSLPEDDTSMAILSMLQDMNFINNYKIDCPTLARFCLMVKKGYRDPPYHNWMHAFSVSHFCYLLYKNLELSSYLEDIEIFALFISCMCHDLDHRGTNNSFQVASKSVLAALYSSEGSVMERHHFAQAIAILNTHGCNIFDHFSRKDYQRMLDLMRDIILATDLAHHLRIFKDLQKMAEVGYDRTNKQHHRLLLCLLMTSCDLSDQTKGWKTTRKIAELIYKEFFSQGDLEKAMGNRPMEMMDREKAYIPELQISFMEHIAMPIYKLLQDLFPKAAELYERVASNREHWTKVSHKFTIRGLPSNNSLDFLDEEYEVPDLDGPRAPVNGCCSLEAE is encoded by the exons AGAGGCGGTGATCTCCGGGAAGCGGCTGAGCTGCAATGGACTGGGCTCCTCAGACCTACTGGGGAAGCCCTTGACTAGGCTGGTAGCTCCACTGGCTCCTGGCACCCAAG TGCTGATCATACCCCTGGTGGACAAGGAGGCTGGAACTGTGGCAGCTGTTATCTTG gTGCACTGTGGCCAGCTGAGTGACAGTGAGGAGTGGAGCCTGCAGGCGGTGGAGAAGCAT ACTCTGGTGGCCCTGCGGAGGCTGCAGGCTCTGCAGCAGCGCAGGCCTGAAGCTGTCCGGAACACCTCAGTGGATGCCTCTGAAGATCAAAAGGATGAGAAGGGGTACACCGACCATGACAGAAAGATCCTGCAGCTGTGTG GGGAACTCTATGACCTGGATGCCACTTCCCTGCAGCTCAAAGTCCTTCAATAT CTGCAGCAGGAGACACAAGCATCTCACTGCTGCCTCCTGCTagtgtcagaggacaatctgcagTTTTCCTGCAAG GTCATTGGAGATAAAGTGCTGGGAGAAGAGATCAGCTTTCCT CTGACCATGGGACGCCTGGGCCAGGTGGTGGAAGACAAGAAGCGTATCCAGCTGAAGGACCTAACCTCT GATGATGTGCAACAGCTACAAAACATGTTGGGCTGTGAGCTGCAGGCTATGCTATGTGTCCCTGTCATCAGCCGGGCCACTGACCAGGTGGTGGCTCTGGCTTGCGCCTTCAACAAGCTTGGAGGAGACTT gttcaCGGACCAGGATGAACATGTGATCCAACACTGCTTCCATTACACAGGCACGGTGCTCACCAGCACCTTGGCCTTCCAGAAGGAGCAGAAGCTCAAGTGTGAGTGTCAG gCTCTTCTCCAAGTGGCAAAGAACCTTTTCACTCACCTGG ATGACGTTTCTGTTCTACTACAGGAGATCATCACCGAGGCCAGAAACCTCAGCAATGCAGAGAT CTGCTCCGTGTTCCTGCTGGATCAGAACGAGCTAGTGGCCAAGGTGTTCGATGGCGGCGTGGTGGACGATGAG AGCTATGAGATCCGCATCCCGGCGGACCAGGGCATCGCGGGCCACGTGGCGACCACGGGCCAGATCCTGAACATCCCAGACGCATACGCCCATCCGCTTTTCTATCGCGGCGTAGACGACAGCACTGGCTTCCGCACGCGCAACATCCTCTGCTTCCCTATCAAAAACGAAAACCAGG AGGTCATCGGTGTGGCTGAACTAGTGAACAAGATCAATGGGCCATGGTTCAGCAAGTTTGATGAAGACCTGGCCACAGCCTTCTCCATCTACTGTGGCATCAGCATCGCCCAC TCTCTCCTGTACAAAAAGGTGAACGAGGCCCAGTACCGCAGCCACCTGGCCAATGAGATGATGATGTACCATATGAAG GTCTCTGATGATGAGTACACCAAGCTTCTCCACGATGGGATCCAACCTGTGGCTGCCATTGACTCCAACTTTGCCAACTTCACCTACACGCCTCGCTCTCTGCCTGAGGACGACACTTCTATG GCCATCCTGAGCATGCTGCAAGACATGAACTTCATCAATAACTACAAAATTGACTGCCCAACTCTGGCCCG GTTCTGCTTGATGGTGAAGAAAGGTTACCGGGATCCCCCCTACCACAACTGGATGCAcgccttttctgtctctcactttTGCTATCTGCTCTATAAGAACCTGGAGCTTTCCAGCTACCTCGA GGACATCGAGATCTTTGCCTTGTTTATTTCCTGCATGTGTCACGACCTGGACCACAGAGGCACAAACAACTCCTTCCAGGTGGCTTCG AAATCTGTGCTAGCTGCTCTCTACAGCTCGGAGGGCTCTGTCATGGAG aGGCATCATTTTGCTCAGGCCATTGCCATCCTCAACACCCACGGCTGCAACATCTTTGACCACTTCTCCCGGAAG GACTATCAGCGCATGCTGGACCTGATGAGGGACATCATCTTGGCCACAGACCTGGCCCATCACCTCCGCATCTTCAAGGACCTGCAGAAGATGGCTGAAG TGGGTTATGACCGAACCAACAAACAGCACCACAGgcttcttctctgcctcctcatgaCTTCCTGTGACCTCTCTGACCAGACAAAGGGATGGAAGACCACCAGAAAAATTGCG GAGCTGATCTACAAAGAGTTCTTCTCCCAGGGAGACTTG GAGAAGGCCATGGGCAACAGACCAATGGAAATGATGGACCGGGAGAAGGCCTACATCCCTGAGCTGCAGATCAGCTTCATGGAGCACATCGCCATGCCCATCTACAA GCTGTTACAAGACCTGTTCCCCAAGGCAGCAGAGCTGTATGAACGTGTGGCCTCCAACCGTGAGCACTGGACCAAGGTGTCCCACAAGTTCACCATCCGAGGCCTCCCGAGTAAcaactctctggatttcctggacGAGGAATATGAGGTGCCCGATTTGGATGGCCCTAGGGCTCCTGTCAATGGCTGCTGCAGCCTTGAGGCTGAGTGA
- the Pde2a gene encoding cGMP-dependent 3',5'-cyclic phosphodiesterase isoform X2, translating into MRRQPAAGQDPLAQEPEPPGSRAHGLEDALLSLGAVIDIAGLRQAAKDAFSAVLPSVETVYTYLLEGESRLVCEDPPHELPQEGKVREAVISGKRLSCNGLGSSDLLGKPLTRLVAPLAPGTQVLIIPLVDKEAGTVAAVILVHCGQLSDSEEWSLQAVEKHTLVALRRLQALQQRRPEAVRNTSVDASEDQKDEKGYTDHDRKILQLCGELYDLDATSLQLKVLQYLQQETQASHCCLLLVSEDNLQFSCKVIGDKVLGEEISFPLTMGRLGQVVEDKKRIQLKDLTSDDVQQLQNMLGCELQAMLCVPVISRATDQVVALACAFNKLGGDLFTDQDEHVIQHCFHYTGTVLTSTLAFQKEQKLKCECQALLQVAKNLFTHLDDVSVLLQEIITEARNLSNAEICSVFLLDQNELVAKVFDGGVVDDESYEIRIPADQGIAGHVATTGQILNIPDAYAHPLFYRGVDDSTGFRTRNILCFPIKNENQEVIGVAELVNKINGPWFSKFDEDLATAFSIYCGISIAHSLLYKKVNEAQYRSHLANEMMMYHMKVSDDEYTKLLHDGIQPVAAIDSNFANFTYTPRSLPEDDTSMAILSMLQDMNFINNYKIDCPTLARFCLMVKKGYRDPPYHNWMHAFSVSHFCYLLYKNLELSSYLEDIEIFALFISCMCHDLDHRGTNNSFQVASKSVLAALYSSEGSVMERHHFAQAIAILNTHGCNIFDHFSRKDYQRMLDLMRDIILATDLAHHLRIFKDLQKMAEVGYDRTNKQHHRLLLCLLMTSCDLSDQTKGWKTTRKIAELIYKEFFSQGDLEKAMGNRPMEMMDREKAYIPELQISFMEHIAMPIYKLLQDLFPKAAELYERVASNREHWTKVSHKFTIRGLPSNNSLDFLDEEYEVPDLDGPRAPVNGCCSLEAE; encoded by the exons AGAGGCGGTGATCTCCGGGAAGCGGCTGAGCTGCAATGGACTGGGCTCCTCAGACCTACTGGGGAAGCCCTTGACTAGGCTGGTAGCTCCACTGGCTCCTGGCACCCAAG TGCTGATCATACCCCTGGTGGACAAGGAGGCTGGAACTGTGGCAGCTGTTATCTTG gTGCACTGTGGCCAGCTGAGTGACAGTGAGGAGTGGAGCCTGCAGGCGGTGGAGAAGCAT ACTCTGGTGGCCCTGCGGAGGCTGCAGGCTCTGCAGCAGCGCAGGCCTGAAGCTGTCCGGAACACCTCAGTGGATGCCTCTGAAGATCAAAAGGATGAGAAGGGGTACACCGACCATGACAGAAAGATCCTGCAGCTGTGTG GGGAACTCTATGACCTGGATGCCACTTCCCTGCAGCTCAAAGTCCTTCAATAT CTGCAGCAGGAGACACAAGCATCTCACTGCTGCCTCCTGCTagtgtcagaggacaatctgcagTTTTCCTGCAAG GTCATTGGAGATAAAGTGCTGGGAGAAGAGATCAGCTTTCCT CTGACCATGGGACGCCTGGGCCAGGTGGTGGAAGACAAGAAGCGTATCCAGCTGAAGGACCTAACCTCT GATGATGTGCAACAGCTACAAAACATGTTGGGCTGTGAGCTGCAGGCTATGCTATGTGTCCCTGTCATCAGCCGGGCCACTGACCAGGTGGTGGCTCTGGCTTGCGCCTTCAACAAGCTTGGAGGAGACTT gttcaCGGACCAGGATGAACATGTGATCCAACACTGCTTCCATTACACAGGCACGGTGCTCACCAGCACCTTGGCCTTCCAGAAGGAGCAGAAGCTCAAGTGTGAGTGTCAG gCTCTTCTCCAAGTGGCAAAGAACCTTTTCACTCACCTGG ATGACGTTTCTGTTCTACTACAGGAGATCATCACCGAGGCCAGAAACCTCAGCAATGCAGAGAT CTGCTCCGTGTTCCTGCTGGATCAGAACGAGCTAGTGGCCAAGGTGTTCGATGGCGGCGTGGTGGACGATGAG AGCTATGAGATCCGCATCCCGGCGGACCAGGGCATCGCGGGCCACGTGGCGACCACGGGCCAGATCCTGAACATCCCAGACGCATACGCCCATCCGCTTTTCTATCGCGGCGTAGACGACAGCACTGGCTTCCGCACGCGCAACATCCTCTGCTTCCCTATCAAAAACGAAAACCAGG AGGTCATCGGTGTGGCTGAACTAGTGAACAAGATCAATGGGCCATGGTTCAGCAAGTTTGATGAAGACCTGGCCACAGCCTTCTCCATCTACTGTGGCATCAGCATCGCCCAC TCTCTCCTGTACAAAAAGGTGAACGAGGCCCAGTACCGCAGCCACCTGGCCAATGAGATGATGATGTACCATATGAAG GTCTCTGATGATGAGTACACCAAGCTTCTCCACGATGGGATCCAACCTGTGGCTGCCATTGACTCCAACTTTGCCAACTTCACCTACACGCCTCGCTCTCTGCCTGAGGACGACACTTCTATG GCCATCCTGAGCATGCTGCAAGACATGAACTTCATCAATAACTACAAAATTGACTGCCCAACTCTGGCCCG GTTCTGCTTGATGGTGAAGAAAGGTTACCGGGATCCCCCCTACCACAACTGGATGCAcgccttttctgtctctcactttTGCTATCTGCTCTATAAGAACCTGGAGCTTTCCAGCTACCTCGA GGACATCGAGATCTTTGCCTTGTTTATTTCCTGCATGTGTCACGACCTGGACCACAGAGGCACAAACAACTCCTTCCAGGTGGCTTCG AAATCTGTGCTAGCTGCTCTCTACAGCTCGGAGGGCTCTGTCATGGAG aGGCATCATTTTGCTCAGGCCATTGCCATCCTCAACACCCACGGCTGCAACATCTTTGACCACTTCTCCCGGAAG GACTATCAGCGCATGCTGGACCTGATGAGGGACATCATCTTGGCCACAGACCTGGCCCATCACCTCCGCATCTTCAAGGACCTGCAGAAGATGGCTGAAG TGGGTTATGACCGAACCAACAAACAGCACCACAGgcttcttctctgcctcctcatgaCTTCCTGTGACCTCTCTGACCAGACAAAGGGATGGAAGACCACCAGAAAAATTGCG GAGCTGATCTACAAAGAGTTCTTCTCCCAGGGAGACTTG GAGAAGGCCATGGGCAACAGACCAATGGAAATGATGGACCGGGAGAAGGCCTACATCCCTGAGCTGCAGATCAGCTTCATGGAGCACATCGCCATGCCCATCTACAA GCTGTTACAAGACCTGTTCCCCAAGGCAGCAGAGCTGTATGAACGTGTGGCCTCCAACCGTGAGCACTGGACCAAGGTGTCCCACAAGTTCACCATCCGAGGCCTCCCGAGTAAcaactctctggatttcctggacGAGGAATATGAGGTGCCCGATTTGGATGGCCCTAGGGCTCCTGTCAATGGCTGCTGCAGCCTTGAGGCTGAGTGA